A single genomic interval of Sceloporus undulatus isolate JIND9_A2432 ecotype Alabama chromosome 2, SceUnd_v1.1, whole genome shotgun sequence harbors:
- the LOC121921801 gene encoding zinc finger protein 287-like isoform X3, with translation MMKENKQLSTLASVPVREVLPHEKAGIPTPVIQTLCRAPDGVTNCTTDQTLTGMLPGQPQDAEGGSQTPTSVHSWSTEETIKYFGDSPIVKEEVEEPTAQLWETQWQEFLSTVDVSPSVRRVPPFPKEPAPWDDTPAFLASFEQVARAYQWPEEEWAARLLPTLKGEAELVFSSLEDEEREDYGKVKAAILQGDVLNQEKNRQYFRRFCYEDAKGPREAYNQLQELCRRWLKAERNSKEQILELLILEQFLTVLPPEIQSWVKKHNLESSAQAVSLAEDFVLKWRLVVKEEQMTESQVEGSVNLSEVEGTSSDAGQRSPPSWESETQEDTDFSDTDWSDGGNVHENSHEISKQIQSQGMPPEITNDNGPQFCNLEGTTESWRREESQQELYPRKDGHRASICKGASMKANQTLDSQDLYIRQSCCSACGKTFTHNVPLSLHKRTHKREKLDICSQCQKDSVSLQKCQKAKLVVKPYKCLECGKDFRDKTDLRRHQIVHTGKKPYICSNCGEGFPTSKLLVKHQKHHVEKKSSVPPPEVTVYICSVCEESFNNALDLGAHERIHSGQSAHGKKFCQEPEPRKLQETHTAERPFKCSDCGASFTWSSSYNRHRKIHSGNTTAKAPFSCISTLKEKKKHSCSKCGKAFPSLWKLTSHQQLHIGEKPYECTDCGERFTLSLSLDEHQKKIHNGKIPVPLLQNMSSTEEETHICSECGKSFDTLSHLSHHECIHTGERPYECIDCGESCTSSLSLERHRKNHEKNKQGYMLKRIFDSQIKHYVCLECGKEFDRASRLTIHQSSHARKKSYQCKECGSCFMSSISLDVHRKKFHNGKKLVPPLSEVSSKTKKPFMCSKCGRSFSQATNLSQHQRVHTGEKPHQCTICGESFMWSSSLSGHQKKFHYGEKLTPLSEVSNKKSFTCSKCGKSFSKPSRLARHKCSHTEKKPYQCTDCGERFTWSTSLDLHKKEIHKGKKLVPVLQRITGILELEKKIIQATYILRHPERHTEEKSYEHAGLRESFASGLSHAEDNERKKSEPFLKRISTMQKEAHTCSKCDKSFEWASQLLRHQRVHTGEKPHHCSDCGESFMWRSSFDSHRKKMHNGKKSLLCSECGKSFDYMSCLIRHQRSHNRKKPYKCVDCGKKFRFSSSFENHRKEHKTDKPEGLVKKLSRTQGEKHMCSLCGKSYDQASSLKIHQRIHTGAKPYQCCECGERFMWNSAYYRHKVKIHNIKKPAPLLQRMSDNGEEPHKDSRHGESIAGQSHLIQRHGIRSGEESYMRPECGKTFTEGSHPKKDQKIKVREKLCKYKYREHEEIFILKDSSERGESPHSGLQQSSVQKFEDEPLHLMSHQDECKPNSVENGDPQES, from the exons ATGATGAAAGAAAACAAGCAGCTTTCCACTCTTGCTAGTGTACCAGTTAGGGAGGTTCTGCCGCATGAAAAGGCTGGAATCCCAACACCAGTCATACAGACGCTTTGTAGGGCACCGGATGGTGTGACCAACTGCACAACAGACCAAACACTGACAG GCATGCTGCCGGGACAACCACAAGATGCAGAAGGAGGTAGTCAAACCCCCACATCAGTGCACTCTTGGAGTACTGAGGAAACCATCAAATACTTCGGAGATAGTCCTATAGTGAAGGAGGAAGTGGAAGAGCCCACAGCCCAACTCTGGGAAACTCAGTGGCAGGAGTTCTTAAGTACAGTGGATGTTTCTCCTTCAGTGCGAAGAGTCCCCCCTTTTCCCAAAGAGCCGGCCCCCTGGGATGACACTCCGGCCTTCCTGGCCTCCTTTGAGCAAGTAGCCAGAGCCTATCAATGGCCCGAGGAAGAATGGGCAGCCCGACTCCTGCCGACTCTCAAAGGAGAAGCTGAACTGGTGTTCAGCAGCCTGGAGGATGAAGAAAGAGAGGATTATGGGAAAGTGAAGGCAGCCATCTTGCAAGGAGATGTCCTGAACCAAGAAAAGAACCGCCAGTACTTCAGGCGTTTCTGCTATGAGGATGCCAAAGGGCCTCGAGAAGCCTACAACCAGCTCCAGGAGCTTTGCCGTCGGTGGTTGAAGGCTGAGAGAAACTCCAAGGAGCAGATCCTGGAACTGCTGATCTTGGAACAGTTCCTGACTGTTCTGCCACCGGAAATCCAGAGCTGGGTCAAGAAGCATAACCTGGAGAGCAGCGCACAAGCAGTTTCCCTAGCTGAGGATTTTGTGCTGAAGTGGAGGCTTGTGGTGAAGGAAGAACAG ATGACCGAGTCCCAAGTGGAAGGATCTGTAAATTTGTCAGAGGTGGAGGGAACTTCGTCAGATGCTGGACAGAGATCACCACCATCTTGGGAATCTGAGACACAGGAAGATACAGACTTCTCTGATACTGATTGGTCCG ATGGTGGAAATGTGCATGAAAATTCACATGAAATTTCTAAACAAATACAATCACAAGGGATGCCTCCAGAAATAACCAATGACAATGGGCCTCAGTTTTGTAACCTGGAAGGAACCACtgagagctggagaagagaagaaagtcaGCAGGAACTCTACCCAAGGAAAGATGGGCATAGAGCCAGTATTTGCAAAGGGGCCAGCATGAAAGCTAACCAAACTCTGGATAGTCAAGATTTATACATCAGACAAAGTTGTTGTTCTGCATGTGGGAAGACGTTCACTCATAATGTACCACTTAGCCTGCataaaagaacccacaaaagggAAAAGTTGGACATATGTTCCCAGTGTCAAAAAGACTCAGTATCCCTTCAAAAATGCCAGAAAGCTAAATTGGTTGTGAAACCCTACAAATGTTTGGAGTGTGGGAAGGATTTCCGTGACAAGACAGACCTTAGAAGGCATCAGATTGTCCACACTGGTAAGAAACCGTATATATGTTCTAACTGTGGAGAAGGTTTCCCGACATCAAaattgctggtgaaacatcaaaaGCACCATGTGGAAAAGAAGTCATCTGTGCCTCCTCCTGAAGTGACAGTATATATATGCTCTGTGTGTGAGGAAAGCTTCAACAATGCATTGGATCTTGGTGCACATGAGAGAATACACAGTGGACAATCTGCACATGGAAAAAAATTCTGCCAGGAGCCAGAGCCAAGAAAACTTCAGGAAACGCACACTGCAGAGAGGCCCTTTAAATGCTCTGATTGTGGGGCAAGTTTCACATGGAGTTCATCGTATAATAGACATAGAAAAATCCATAGCGGAAATACAACAGCTAAGGCTCCGTTTTCATGTATAAGTaccctaaaagaaaagaaaaaacattcaTGCTCTAAGTGTGGAAAAGCTTTCCCTAGCTTATGGAAACTTACAAGTCACCAGCAGCTCCACATTGGAGAGAAGCCTTATGAATGTACTGACTGTGGAGAGAGATTCACGTTGAGTTTGTCACTTGATGAACATCAAAAGAAGATCCATAATGGAAAGATACCAGTGCCTCTTCTCCAAAACATGTCCAGTACAGAGGAGGAAACTCATATATGTTCAGAGTGTGGGAAAAGCTTTGACACTCTATCACATCTAAGTCATCATGAGTGtattcacactggagaaagacCCTATGAATGTATTGATTGTGGGGAGAGTTGCACATCAAGTTTATCTCTTGAAAGGCACAGAAAGAAtcatgaaaaaaataaacaaggatATATGTTGAAAAGGATATTTGATTCTCAAATAAAGCATTATGTGTGTTTAGAGTGTGGGAAAGAATTTGACCGGGCCTCACGCTTAACAATTCACCAATCCAGCCACGCTCGAAAGAAATCCTATCAGTGCAAAGAATGTGGGTCATGTTTCATGTCAAGTATATCACTTGATGTTCACAGAAAGAAGTTCCATAATGGAAAGAAACTGGTTCCTCCTCTCTCTGAAGTGTCTAGTAAGACAAAGAAACCCTTTATGTGTtccaagtgtgggagaagcttcAGCCAGGCAACAAATCTATCACAACACCAgcgcgtccacactggagagaagccccATCAATGCACCATCTGTGGGGAAAGTTTCATGTGGAGTTCATCACTTAGTGGTCACCAAAAGAAGTTCCATTATGGGGAGAAACTGACTCCTCTCTCTGAAGTGTCCAATAAGAAATCCTTTACATGTTCCAAATGTGGTAAGAGTTTCAGCAAGCCATCCCGCCTAGCAAGGCACAAATGTAGTCATACTGAAAAGAAACCCTATCAGTGCACAGATTGTGGGGAGAGATTCACGTGGAGTACATCTCTTGACCTACATAAAAAGGAAATCCATAAGGGGAAGAAATTGGTTCCCGTTTTGCAAAGGATAACTGGCATTCTAGAGTTGGAGAAAAAAATCATCCAGGCAACATATATATTAAGACACCCAGAGAGACACACTGAAGAGAAATCATATGAACATGCTGGTCTTCGGGAGAGTTTCGCATCAGGTTTATCTCATGCAGAAGATAATGAGAGAAAGAAATCAGAACCCTTTTTGAAAAGGATTTCCACTATGCAGAAGGAAGCCCACACATGCTCTAAATGTGATAAAAGTTTTGAATGGGCATCACAGTTACTGAGACATCAGcgtgtccacacaggagagaagccccaTCATTGCTCTGATTGTGGAGAGAGTTTCATGTGGCGCTCATCATTTGATAGTCACAGAAAGAAGATGCATAATGGAAAGAAATCCCTTCTCTGTTCTGAGTGTGGGAAAAGCTTTGATTATATGTCATGCCTAATAAGACATCAACGTAGCCACAACAGAAAGAAGCCCTATAAATGTGTTGATTGTGGAAAGAAGTTCAGGTTCAGTTCTTCTTTTGAAAACCACAGAAAGGAGCACAAGACAGATAAACCAGAGGGCCTTGTGAAAAAGCTCTCTAGGACTCAGGGGGAAAAGCATATGTGTTCTCTGTGTGGGAAAAGCTATGACCAAGCATCAAGCCTAAAAATACATCAACGCATCCATACTGGAGCAAAACCATATCAATGCTGTGAATGTGGGGAGAGATTCATGTGGAATTCCGCATATTATAGACATAAAGTGAAGATCCATAATATAAAGAAACCAGCCCCACTTCTGCAAAGGATGTCTGACAATGGGGAGGAACCCCACAAAGATTCCAGGCATGGGGAAAGCATTGCTGGGCAATCACATCTAATACAACGTCATGGCATTCGCAGCGGAGAGGAATCCTACATGCGTCCTGAGTGTGGGAAAACTTTCACTGAGGGATCACATCCTAAAAAAGACCAGAAAATCAAAGTGAGGGAAAAGTTGTGCAAGTACAAGTATCGTGAGCATGAGGAGATTTTCATTCTCAAGGACAGTTCTGAGAGAGGAGAAAGTCCACACTCTGGATTGCAACAATCCTCTGTACAAAAATTTGAAGATGAGCCTCTGCACCTTATGAGTCACCAGGATGAGTGCAAACCTAACTCAGTCGAGAATGGTGACCCACAAGAAAGCTGA